The DNA region ATCGGACACCTCCTGGTGCAGCACGGCGCGAGAACGTCGTGCGCCCAGTCCTCGTGCCGCCGAGGACCGGTCGCCGCGAACGCGTAGACGTCGTCGAACAGCCGCAGGGCCGCGTTCCAGGGACAGCGACGGCTGCGGAACTCCGCCAGCAGGCCCCCGACCTCGCGGACGAAGACGTCCCTCGGCTCGCGAGGCACGGCCCGCAACCGGTCAAGGGCCCAGCGAACGAGCTCGCCCGCACCGTCAGAGGCGAGGTCGGCCGGTACCTCCGTGGGCGGGAGGTCCGTTCCGTGCCAGAGCGCCTCGAGGTGGGCATCGAGCTGGTCCAGGGCGAGCCGGTCGACAGGCAGAGATATCGCCCCACCCTAGGGCATCCCACGCCCTAGTTGACCTGACGCTCCCGCCCGCTCCAGTACGGCTCCCGCAGCCGGAACTTCTGCAGCTTCCCGGTGGCCGTCCGCGGCAGCACGTCCCGGAACTCGACCGAGGTCGGCGACTTGTACCCGGCCAGCCGCTGCTTGCAGTGCGCGATCAACTCCGCCTCGGTGACGGCCGCCTGGCCCTCCCGGAGGACCACCAGCGCCTTGACCGTCTCACCCCACTTCTCGTGCGGCACCCCGATCACCGCCACCTCGGCCACCGCCGGGTGGCTGTACAGGCAGTCCTCCACCTCGATCGAGGAGACGTTCTCCCCGCCGCTGATGATGACGTCCTTCTTCCGGTCCGAGATGGTCAGTTGGCCGTCGGTGAGGGTGCCGCCGTCGCCGGTGTGGAACCACTCGTCGCGCAGCGCCTCGGCGCTGGCCTCCGGCTGGCGCCAGTAGCCGTCCAGCACGGTGTTGGAGCGCACCAGCACCTCGCCGGAGGGGTCGACCCGCAGCTGGGTGCCCAGTGCCGGGGCGCCGGCCTGCACCAGCTTCTCGGCCCGCTCCGCGGGCGGCAGGGCGTCCCACTCGGCGCGCGAGCGGTTGACCGTGACGATCGGGGCGGTCTCGGTCAGGCCGTAGAGCTGCATGAACTCCCAGCCCAGCTGCTCCTCGACCTGCTGCACCACCGAGGTGGGCGGCGGCGCGCCGGCCACGATCATCCGCACCCGGTCCCGGCCCGGCACCGGGCCGCCCCAGTCGGCGGCCGCGTCCAGCACCATCTGCACCACGGCGGGCGCGCCGGACAGGAAGGTCACCCCGTGCCGCTCGACCCGGCGCAGGATCTCCGCGCCGTCCACCTTGCGCAGCACGATGTGCCGGGCGCCGAGCCCGGTGAGCGAGAACGGCAGGCCCCAGCCGTTGGCGTGGAACATCGGCAGGGTGTGCAGGTACACGTCCCGGTCGTTCGCGCCGTAGTGCAGGCCCATCAGCGTGGCGTTCAGCCAGATGTTGCGGTGGGTGAGCTGAACGCCCTTGGGGCGGGCGGTGGTTCCGCTGGTGTAGTTGATGGTGGCGGTGTCGTTCTCGGAGATCGCGTACCGGCGTGGCGAGTCGTCGAAGTCGTACAGCACGGCGTCGCTGTCCGCGCCGAGCGCGAACTTGTGCTTGGCCGCCACCCCGTCGAGCGCGTCGGCGAGTTCGGGGTCGACCAGCAGGACGGAGGCGCCGCTCTGCTCGACGATGTACGCGACCTCCTCGGCCCGCAGCCGGAAGTTGACCGGCACCAGCACCCGGCCGTACCCGCTCACCCCGAAGAAGGAGGTGAGCAGCCGGGCCGAGTTGTGCGAGACGATCGCGACCCGCTCGCCCGGCCCGACGCCGAGCCGGTCCAGCCCGGCCGCCTGGGCCCGGGCGAGTTCGGCGACCCGCCGATAGCTCAGCTCGCCCCAGGATTCGGCCGGTTGCACCGGCTCGTCGACGATGCCGACCCGGTCGCCGTAGACCAGCTCGGCCCGGTCGAGGAAGTCCATCACGGAGAGTGGAATCTGCATGCGCCCACTGTCCTATCCCGCGCGCTCCCTGCACACCCCCGATCGGGGGTGTCACCTGTCCGCGGGACTTCCGGCCGCCGCCAGCGCCGTGGCCAGCCGGTCCCGCGCCTCGGTCTGGGCGGCGATCCGGCGCTCCAGCACCGCCAGCCGCTTCCGGGCGATCCCCAGCACCCGTTCCGACGGCGGCTGCGCGAGCACGTCCCCGTCCAGGCAGCCCAGCAGCGGCCGGAGGTCCTCCAGGGTGAGCCCGGCGGCCACCAGGGCACGGATGTTGCGCACTCGCACGACCGCCGACTCCCCGTACTCCCGGTAGCCGTTGGCCGCCCGCTCGGAGTCGATCAGCCCGGCCTGCTCGTAGTGCCGCAGCGCCCGGGCGGTACTGCCCGTCCGCTCCGCCAGTTCCCCGATCCGCACCCCTACCGCGTCCCATCCGTTCAGCCCACCAGCGCGCCCCCGTCGACCGACAACACTACGCCGGTCACGAACGAGGCCTGCGGCGAAGCGAGTTGGGTGATCGCCCAGGCCACCTCGGCGGGTCGGCCGATCCGGCCTAGCGGGGTGTGCTGGAGCTGCCACGCGCGGATCGCCGCCGACTGCTCGGGGCTGTACCCGGAGTGCTCGCCGATCGGGGTGTCGATCGCCCCGGGCGCCACCGCCACCACCCGGATGCCGCGCGGCGCCAGCTCGACCGCCCAGCTGCGGGTGATCGTCTCCAGTGCCGCCTTGCCCGCCGCGTACACCGCGTTGTTCGGCCAGCCGCGCTGCCCGACGGCGGTGCTGACGTTGACCACCACCCCCCGGCTCTCGCTCAGCGCCGGCAACGCGGCCTGTCCGATCAGCACCGGGGCGACCAGGTTGGTGGCCAGCAGCGTCTCGATGCCCGCCCGCTGGTAGCCGCCGACGACCTGCCCGCTCTGCACGATCCCGGCGTTGTTGACCAGCACGTCCAGCCGCCCGTACCGCTCCAGGGCCGACCCGACGATCGTCTCCGGAGCGTCCGGCCCGGTGACGTCCGCGACCAGCGGCTCGATCAGCCCCGGGTGCGCGGCCGCCGTCTCCGCCAGCGGCTCCGCCCGCCGGCCGACCGCCACCACCCGGGACCCCGCGGCCGCGAAGGCGCGCGCGGTCTCCCGCCCGATCCCCGTCCCGGCCCCGGTGACCACCACGACCCGATGCTGCACCACGTTCTCGTCGCTCATGCGGAGCAGCCTCCGACCCTGCCGCCAGCGTCAAGGTCAAGCCGGGAACGCAACCGGATCGGCACCGCCGACCGTCCGTCAGGAAGATCGCGACGCACGGTTCCGAACCCAGGGGAGACCACCGATGACCATCACCGTGAGCACCCGCCCGAGGGCCGCCGGCCTGCTGCTGCGGGCCTTCGAGGACGCCGACACACCGGCCCTGATCGAGGCCTACCGGGACGAGACCCTCCGCCGCCGCAACCGTAGGACGATCGACGACGCCGAGCAGGCCGCGCGCTGGCTCAACGCGCAGTACGAGGGCTGGGCGGCGGGCACCCGCTACTCCTTCGCCGTCCTCGAAGCCGGCGCACTGGTCGGCAACGTCGTGCTCAAGCGCGGCACCCCGGGTGGAGAGCGAGCCGAGGTGGGTTACTGGACGGCCGCCCCGGCGCGCGGCCGGGGCCTGGCCCCGCGCGCGGTGGAGGCCCTCACCAGCTGGGCCTTCGCCACCTTCGCCGAGGGCGGCCTGCGCCGGATCGACCTGCTGCACGAAGGGGACAACGACGCCTCCTGCCGGGTCGCGGAGAAGAGCGGCTACCCGCTCACGGAGATCGTCCCGGCCTACCCGCCGTACCCGCTGGACGGCCACCGGCACTCCCGCGAATACCTGGACGCGACCGGGCTACGGCGGTCAGAGTAAGCGCATGGCTTCTCTGGTGCGACACGTGACGATCGACTGCGCCGACCCGCACGGCCTCGCGGGCTTCTGGGCGCAGGCGCTGGACGGCACCCTGGGCGAGGACGACAACCCGGGCGACGAGGAGGCGGTGGTGAACTCCGCCGGTGCCTCGCTGCTCTTCATCCGGGTGCCCGAGGGCAAGTCGGCGAAGAACCGGATCCACCTCGACCTCCAGCCGCAGGACCGCGGCCGGGACGAGGAGGTCGAGCGCCTGGTCGCCCTGGGTGCGACGGTGCTGGCGGACCGCCGCAACCCGGACGGCACCGGCTGGGTCACCCTGGCCGACCCGGAGGGCAACGAGCTGTGCGTCGAGCGCAGCCACGCCGAGCGCCTCGCCACCGGCGCCGCCTGAGCCCCGCGGAGCTCCGGGCGGCCCCGCGGCGAGGGAAGGTGCCGTCCACGGCCGAGGGGAGGTGGGCGAGGACCGTCACACGACCGGCCGAGACCCCGGGCGGCCACCGAGAGTCCGTTCGATAATCGACCCTGTCCGACGCCATCCCGTTCCACCCCGGCAACCAGGGCAGGTACCCATGGCCAGAATCGCCGTGATCGGCGCCAACGGCACCATCGGCAGCGCCATCGTCGCCGAGGCGGCGGCGCGCGGGCACGAGGTCACCGCGGTGGTCCGCGACCCGGACCGCTACCGGGGCGAGGCCGCCTCCGTGGAACGCGGCGACGTGCTGGATCCGGCCGACGTGGCCCGGGTGGCGGCCGGCCGGGACGTCCTGGTGAGCGCCGTCGGCGGCGGTGACGGCCCGGGGCACCTGGCGCTGATCGAGCCCGCCGCCCGCTCGCTGGTCGAGGGCCTGCGCTCGCTCGACCAGCGAGGCGACGGCGCGCCCCGGCTGATCGCGGTCGGCGGCGCGGGCAGCCTGGAGACCGCGCCGGGGGTGCGGGTCTGGGACATCCCGGGCCTGCCCGAGCCGATCCTGCAGATCATGCACGCCCACGGGGAGGCGCTGGCCTACTACCGGACCGTCACCGACATCCGCTGGACGGTGCTCAGCCCGGCCGCCGAGATCGGCCCGGGGGAGCGGACCGGCCACTACCGGACGGGCCTGGAGCAGCTGCTGACCGACACCGCGGGGCGCAGCTTCATCTCGGTGCCGGACTACGCGGTCGCCCTGGTGGACGAGATCGAGCAGCCCGAGCACATCGGCGAGCGCTTCACCTGCTGCGCGCTGTGAGCCGCTGTCCGCCCCGAGCCTTTTCGCTGTGACCCGTTCAGCCCAGCTGGATCGACCGCTTGGCCAGCCCCATCCAGAACCCGTCGATCACACTGCGCTGGCTGCCGAGGTCGGCCTCGCCGGCGCCGAGGGTGACGAACAGCGGGGCGAAGTGCTCGGTGCGCGGGTGCGCCAGCCGCCCGGCCGGGGCCTTGTGCTCGAAGTCGAGCAGTGCGTCCAGGTCGTGGGCGTCCAGGGCGCGCCTGCCCCAGTCGTCGAATTCGGCCATCACCGAGCTGACCCGGCCGTCGCTGCTGAGCGCCCGCAGGTTGTGGGTGAAGAAGCCGCTGCCGATGATCAGCACGCCCTCGTCGCGCAGTGGGGCGAGCCGGCGGCCGATCTCCAGCAGCCGCTGGGGGTCCAGGGTGGGCAGGGAGATCTGCAGCACCGGGATGTCGGCCGCCGGGAACATCTCCACCAGCGGCACGTACGCGCCGTGGTCGAGCCCGCGGTCGGGGACGTCCTGGACGGGCGTGCCGGGGGCGCGCAGCAGCTTGCGCACGCGCTCGGCCAGCTCCGGTGCGCCGGGGGCGGCGTACTGGACCGTGTAGTAGTGCTCGGGGAAGCCCCAGAAGTCGTAGACCAGCGGGACGGTGGTGACGGCGCCGACGGCCAGTGGGGCCTCCTCCCAGTGGGCGGAGACCATCAGGACGGCCTTGGGGCGCGGCAGGTCGGCGGACCAGGCGGCCAGCTCGCCCGGCCAGATCGGGTCGTCGGCGAGCGGCGGCGCGCCGTGCGACAGGTACAGGGCGGGCATGCGCTCGGGGGCCGCGGCGCTCATGGCGTCCTCCTCGGATTCCTCGGAAAGGTAGTTCAAATTTGAACCTCTGTCTCCGACGGTACACCTTCGTTCGAATTTGAACAACAGGAGTAGGCTTCGCCCATGTCCTCATTGAACGAACCCCGCTGGCTCGACCAGGACGAGATGGCCGCCTGGCGGGGCTTCGTCGTCGCGAGCAACCTGCTGAACCGGCGGCTGGAACGCCAGCTCAAGGAGGACTCCGGCCTCTCCCACCAGCAGTACGAGATCCTGGTGCACCTGTCCGCCGCCCCCGGAGACTCGCTGCGGATGACCGAACTCGCCGACAAGCTGGTCACCTCCAAGAGCGGACTGACCTACCAGGTCACCCAGCTGGAGCGGATGGGCCTGGTCGCCCGCCGCTCCTGCCTCAGCGACGTGCGCGGCGTCATCGCCGAACTCACCGACCAGGGCCGGGAGATGATCCGCCAGGCCGCCCCCGGACACGTCGCCCTGGTGCGCGAGCTGCTGATCGACGTGCTCACCCGCGAGCAACTGGCCGTGCTCGCCGAGGGCCTCGGCGCGGTCAGCGCCCGGCTGCGCCAGGACGAGACCTCCTGATCAGTCCTCCCGCAGCGCGGCGGCCCGCTCCCGCAGCAACTCCCGCTCCCGCTCGTTGCGGGTCAGCTCCGCCGCCCGCTCGAACTCCGCCCGAGCCTCCATCGCCCGCCCCAGCCGGGCCAGCAGATCACCCCGCACGCTCGGCAGCAGGTGGTAGTCGCGCAGGGCCGGCTCCGCCGCCAGGGCGTCCACCAACTCCAGTGCGGCGGCCGGTCCCTGGGCCATCGAGACGGCCACCGCCCGGTTCAGCGCCACCACCGGCGAGGGCGTCAGCGCGAGCAGTCGCTCGTACAGCGCGGCGATCGTCGACCAGTCGGTGTCCTCGTACCGCCGCGCCCTGGCGTGGCAGGCGGCGATCGCGGCCTGCACCGAGTACGGCCCGGTGCCCGCCCGTTGGAACGCGTCGAAGCCGCGCCGGATCAGCAGCCCGTCCCAGCGCGCCCGGTTCTGCTCGGCCAGCAGCACCGGCCGCCCGTCCGGTCCGGTGCGGGCGGCCGTCCGGGAGGCCTGGAACTCCAGCAGCGCGGCCAGCCCGTGCACCTCCGGCTCGCCGGGCACCAGCGCGGCCAGCACCCGGGCCAGCCGCAGCGCGTCCTCGCACAGCTGCGGGCGGAGCAGGTCGTCCCCGGCGGTGGCCGAGTACCCCTCGTTGAAGATCAGGTAGACGACCTCCAGCACCGAGGACAGCCGCTGCGCCCGGTCCGCGCCGTACGGCACCTCGAACCGAACCCCCGCCCTGGCCAGGGTCCGCTTCGCCCGGACGATCCGCTGCGCCACCGTCGGCTCCGGCACCAGGAAGGCGCGGGCGATCTCCGCGGTGGTCAGCCCGCCGAGCAGCCGCAGGGTGAGCGCGATCCGGGCTCGCGCCGACAGCACCGGGTGGCAGGCGGTGAAGATCAGCCGCAGCAGATCGTCGTCGATGTCCTCCGGCCCTGACGGCTCCGTTGACTCGGGCGGGGGCGCGTCCTCCAGCGACCGTCCCACCTCGGCGAGTTTGCGGGCGTAGACCTCCCGGCGGCGCACCAGGTCGATCGCCCGCCGCTTCGCGGTGGCGGTCAGCCAGGCGCCCGGGTTGTCCGGGACGCCGTCCCGCGGCCACTGCTCCAGCGCGGCCACCAGCGCGTCCTGCGCCAGCTCCTCGGCGATTCCCACGTCCCGCACGATCCGGGCGACCGCGGCGATGACCCGGGCGGACTCGATCCGGAACACCGCCTCGACGGCCGCGCCCGCCTCCCTCTCCGTCACGGCCACCCATCAGAGCAGCCGGCGGAGCGGGAGGCAACCGGGGTTCGTCACCGCGGGGGCTGCGGCATCTCGTCGATCTGCCGGACCTCCGCCTCGACCTGCCAGTTCGCCGGGTGGGTCTGCAGGAAGCGCCGGGTCCACTCCAGCGCCTCCGCCTTGTCCTTGCACTGCAGGATGGCGTAGCCGCCGACGACCTCCTTGGTCTCGGTGAACGGCCCGTCGGTGTAGCCGACCTTCCCGTCGTTCCAGGTCACCCGGGTGCCCTGGGCGGTCGGGGTCAGCCCGGCGGTCTCCAGCATCACCCCGGCCTTGGTGATCTCCTCGAACAGCGCCCCCATCCGCTGCTCGAACCCCGGGTCGGGCTCCCACCCGTCGCGGGCGTTCTCGTCGATGCGGATCAGCGTCATGAAGCGCGGCATGGTGACTCCTCGGTCGTACGGGCGGGGCTCCTCCCCGCCTCTCACCCCTGCGTCGATCGGACCGGCGCCGGATCGACACCCGCCGGGAAGAATTCTTCCGCCGTGCCCCACGTGCCGCCTTTCAGCTCGACGAGGTCTGAGGAACGGCCCCGCCGGTTCCGGCGCGCCCCGTGCCTGCGGCCGCAAATGCGAGCCGACGTCTCGCTGACTCATCGCAACTGCCGATGAACATCGACATTCGCCATCGCGAATGCGAATGCCCGTGCTCCACCTCGGGTACCCCTCCTCCCGGGTCGCGGCGGCGCGGCCCGGGAGGAGGAGCACCATGACCCCGGCGAGACCCACCGTCCGGCTGCACGGCCACCTCGACGAGCCGGCCGAGCTGACCGTCGAGCAACTGCGCACCCTCCCCGCGCACCGGGTCGAGGTCAGCTTCGACTGCCTGACCGAGGGCGAGCAGCGCCACGGCTACGAGGGCCCGGCGCTGCTGGACGTCCTGCTCGCCGCCCGGCCCCGGATCGACTTCTCCGGCCGCAAGCAGCGGCTGCGCTTCCTGCTCAACGTGGTCGGCGCCGACGGCCACCGGGCCGTGGTCTCCTGGGCCGAGATCGACCCGGACTTCGGCGGCCGCCGGATCCTGCTCGCCACCAGCATGGACGGCGCCCCGCTGGACGCCGCCGGCCCGCAGCTGGTCGTCCCCGACGACCACTGCGGCGCGCGCTACGTCAGCGCCGTCACCGCCGTCTGGCTGGGGCCGCTCGGCGGCCCGGTGCAGCCTGCCGGATAGTTCGCCGCGGCGCCCGGGCACGGCGCCCGGGCGCAAGCAGCACCCGGGCGAAGCGCCCGGGCACAGCGCCCGGGCACCGTGTGCGGGCAGTGCGCCCGGGCGCACGCGAACCGCTCGCCCGGGGCGGTTTTCCATGCCAACATGCCCCGTATGGGGACGATTCTGCACGGCACCCTGGTCACCCTCCGCCCGGCCACCGCCGACGACATCCCGGCACTGGTGGCGATCCGCAGCACGCCCGAGGTCTTCGCCCGCTGGCGCGGCGGCGACGACCTGGCCGACGAGGTCGCGGGGGACCTGGAATCGCCCGACACCGAGACCTTCGCGATCGAGCTGGGCGGCCGGGTCGTCGGTGCCGTCCAGTGGTACGCCAACAACGACGACGACTACCGGCACGCCGGGATGGACCTCTACCTGGACCCGTCGGTGCACGGCCTGGGCCTGGGCACCGACGCCGTGCGCACCATGGCCCGGCACCTGGTGCACGACCACCATTACCACCGGCTGGTGATCGACCCGGCCGCGGACAACCTCGCCGCGATCCGCTGCTACACCAAGGTCGGCTTCCGCCCGGTCGGCACCATGCGCCAGTACGAGCGCGGCCCGGACGGCAGTTGGCACGACAACGTGCTGATGGATCTGCTCGCGGACGAACTGTCGGACGGCTGACGGAGGTTCACCGGGCCCTCGGCGCAACGTGCAAGGGTGTACAGACATCTTGTCAGCCAGCCACCCTGACCTGTACAGACACCTCGTCGCCACGGGAGCGATCGAAACTGATCGCCTGGCGTTCTTCCCGAAGTACCGAGCAGTAGCTAGCGTTCCCCCGCCAATCCCCGGCGGCCGGTCACCCCGGCCCGACCGGGCCCCACCGGATTGACGGACCCAGGAGAACGCCCATGCTCTCGCGTCGCACGGCCGCCGCCCTCACCTCGGCGGCCGCCGCCGCACTGCTGCTCGGCGGCACCGCGCCGACGGCCTCCGCCACCACCTCGGCGAGCCCCGCCACGCTGTCCGTCTTCGCGTTCAACGTCGACCTCGGCACCGCGATCGTCGACAGCACCCAGAACGAGCAGGCCGCCCGCCGCACCCCGGTGATCGAGCAGATCGTCCGCCAGCACAACGCCGACGTGGTCGTCCTGGACGAGCAGTTCAACAACAGCTCGACCGCCGACATCAACAGCAAGCTCGCCGACCTCTACCCGTACCGCACCCCGGTGGTCGGCGGGGTCTGCTCCGGCGGCGGCTGGACGGGCGTCAGCGGCAACTGCTCCAACTCGTGGTTCGTCATCAACGGCGGCACGATGATCCTCTCCAAGTACCCGATCACCGCCCAGTACGCCCACGTCTTCAGCAACTCGACCTACGGCACCTGGGACTACCACGCCAACAAGGGCGCGGCGCTGGTCCAGGTGAACAAGAACGGCAGCACCGCCTGGGTGGTCGGCACCCACCTGCAGGCCGACGAGTCCGACACCTCCACCGACACCACCCAGTCCACCCGGCTCGGCCAGCTCGCCGAGATCCGCGCCTGGGTCGACGGCATCGTCGGCAGCAGCGCGCCGGTGCTGATCGGCGGCGACCTCAACGTCGAGTACTTCCACGGCCAGAGCCGCGGCGACTACACCAACGCCCAGAACGCGGTCAACGGCGTGCTCGGCACCCCGGCCACCGACCCGACCCAGGCCCGCACCACCATGGACTGTCCGGTCTCCTCCTGGTGCCAGTACATGGCGGGCGTCGAGACCTTCCCGACCGACTACCGGGACGACCTCGACTACATCGGCTACCTCAACGCCCCGGGCCGTCCGGTGCCGACCTCGATGTCCAACGTGAAGGTCGACTTCGACCCGCAGGCCGGCTGGGCGCCGGGCCAGCTGGACACCAACGCGCCCAGCGACCACTACCCGGTCGAGGCCACCTTCCAGCTGAACTGACCTACGGCCTAAGGTCGTTGCCGCGACGGCTGGCAGCCGCAGGAGCGCCGCACCACCAGCCGGGCCGGGAAGGTCCGGGTCCCGGCGGCGCGGCGCTCCGGCCCGCCGAGCACCAGGTCCACCGCGGCCCGGGCCATCTCGTCCTGCGCGGTGGTGACGGTGGTCAGCGCCGGTCCGGCGATCACCGCCTCGGCGATGTCGTCGAAGCCGGCCACCGCGAGGTCCTCCGGCACCCGGATGCCCAGGTCGTCGGCGGCCCGCAGCAGGCCGATCGCCTGGTCGTCCGTCGCGCAGAACACCGCGGACGGCCGGTCGGGCCGGCTGAGCAGGGCGAGCGCCTCGGCGTGCGCCCGGACCCGGTCGAAGGGCGCCTGGGTGAGCCGCCCCTCGGTGGACAGCCCGGCCTCGGCCAGCGCCCCGGCCCAGCCGGCCGTCCGTCCGGTGACCGGGTCGAGCGGGCTGAGCGCCAGGGTGCCGCCGAAGCAGTGCACCTCGGCGTGGCCGTGGCCGAGCAGGTGACGGACCACCTCGCGCGCGCCGCCCTCGTCGTCCGCCACCACGGCCACGCCCTCGGCGCTCTCCGCCCGGTGGTGCAGCAGCACGACCGGGGTGCCGTCGGCCGAGTCGAAGCCGGTCAGCCCGGGAGTGGCCGGGTCCTGGGTGACCAGGATCAGGCCGTCCACCTGCATCCCGAGGAAGGCCCGGATGTAGTGCGCCTCGCGCTCGTCGGCGTAGTCGGAGTTGCCGATCAGCAGCAGCCGGCCGTGCTCGGTGGCGGCCTGCTCCACGGCGTGCGCCAGGCCGGCGAAGAAGGGCTGGCGGGCGTCCGGCACGACCATCCCGAGCAGGTCGGTCCGCCGCCGCGCCATCGCCTGGGCGACCCGGTTGGGCCGGTAGCCGAGCTCCTCCACCGCGGCGAGCACCCGGGCCCGGGTGGCCGCCGCCACCGGTCGCGGCCCGTCGTTGATCACATAACTCACGACCGCCGTGGACGTCCCCGCCACCCGCGCCACATCGTCCCGTGTCACCCTCGCCATGACCAGTGAGCCTACACAGCGCCTCCGACCAGCGTG from Kitasatospora cathayae includes:
- a CDS encoding AMP-binding protein, translating into MQIPLSVMDFLDRAELVYGDRVGIVDEPVQPAESWGELSYRRVAELARAQAAGLDRLGVGPGERVAIVSHNSARLLTSFFGVSGYGRVLVPVNFRLRAEEVAYIVEQSGASVLLVDPELADALDGVAAKHKFALGADSDAVLYDFDDSPRRYAISENDTATINYTSGTTARPKGVQLTHRNIWLNATLMGLHYGANDRDVYLHTLPMFHANGWGLPFSLTGLGARHIVLRKVDGAEILRRVERHGVTFLSGAPAVVQMVLDAAADWGGPVPGRDRVRMIVAGAPPPTSVVQQVEEQLGWEFMQLYGLTETAPIVTVNRSRAEWDALPPAERAEKLVQAGAPALGTQLRVDPSGEVLVRSNTVLDGYWRQPEASAEALRDEWFHTGDGGTLTDGQLTISDRKKDVIISGGENVSSIEVEDCLYSHPAVAEVAVIGVPHEKWGETVKALVVLREGQAAVTEAELIAHCKQRLAGYKSPTSVEFRDVLPRTATGKLQKFRLREPYWSGRERQVN
- a CDS encoding MerR family transcriptional regulator, with translation MRIGELAERTGSTARALRHYEQAGLIDSERAANGYREYGESAVVRVRNIRALVAAGLTLEDLRPLLGCLDGDVLAQPPSERVLGIARKRLAVLERRIAAQTEARDRLATALAAAGSPADR
- a CDS encoding SDR family NAD(P)-dependent oxidoreductase, whose protein sequence is MSDENVVQHRVVVVTGAGTGIGRETARAFAAAGSRVVAVGRRAEPLAETAAAHPGLIEPLVADVTGPDAPETIVGSALERYGRLDVLVNNAGIVQSGQVVGGYQRAGIETLLATNLVAPVLIGQAALPALSESRGVVVNVSTAVGQRGWPNNAVYAAGKAALETITRSWAVELAPRGIRVVAVAPGAIDTPIGEHSGYSPEQSAAIRAWQLQHTPLGRIGRPAEVAWAITQLASPQASFVTGVVLSVDGGALVG
- a CDS encoding GNAT family N-acetyltransferase, encoding MTITVSTRPRAAGLLLRAFEDADTPALIEAYRDETLRRRNRRTIDDAEQAARWLNAQYEGWAAGTRYSFAVLEAGALVGNVVLKRGTPGGERAEVGYWTAAPARGRGLAPRAVEALTSWAFATFAEGGLRRIDLLHEGDNDASCRVAEKSGYPLTEIVPAYPPYPLDGHRHSREYLDATGLRRSE
- a CDS encoding VOC family protein, which produces MASLVRHVTIDCADPHGLAGFWAQALDGTLGEDDNPGDEEAVVNSAGASLLFIRVPEGKSAKNRIHLDLQPQDRGRDEEVERLVALGATVLADRRNPDGTGWVTLADPEGNELCVERSHAERLATGAA
- a CDS encoding NAD(P)-dependent oxidoreductase, translating into MARIAVIGANGTIGSAIVAEAAARGHEVTAVVRDPDRYRGEAASVERGDVLDPADVARVAAGRDVLVSAVGGGDGPGHLALIEPAARSLVEGLRSLDQRGDGAPRLIAVGGAGSLETAPGVRVWDIPGLPEPILQIMHAHGEALAYYRTVTDIRWTVLSPAAEIGPGERTGHYRTGLEQLLTDTAGRSFISVPDYAVALVDEIEQPEHIGERFTCCAL
- a CDS encoding dioxygenase family protein, whose product is MSAAAPERMPALYLSHGAPPLADDPIWPGELAAWSADLPRPKAVLMVSAHWEEAPLAVGAVTTVPLVYDFWGFPEHYYTVQYAAPGAPELAERVRKLLRAPGTPVQDVPDRGLDHGAYVPLVEMFPAADIPVLQISLPTLDPQRLLEIGRRLAPLRDEGVLIIGSGFFTHNLRALSSDGRVSSVMAEFDDWGRRALDAHDLDALLDFEHKAPAGRLAHPRTEHFAPLFVTLGAGEADLGSQRSVIDGFWMGLAKRSIQLG
- a CDS encoding MarR family winged helix-turn-helix transcriptional regulator — encoded protein: MNEPRWLDQDEMAAWRGFVVASNLLNRRLERQLKEDSGLSHQQYEILVHLSAAPGDSLRMTELADKLVTSKSGLTYQVTQLERMGLVARRSCLSDVRGVIAELTDQGREMIRQAAPGHVALVRELLIDVLTREQLAVLAEGLGAVSARLRQDETS
- a CDS encoding RNA polymerase sigma factor; amino-acid sequence: MTEREAGAAVEAVFRIESARVIAAVARIVRDVGIAEELAQDALVAALEQWPRDGVPDNPGAWLTATAKRRAIDLVRRREVYARKLAEVGRSLEDAPPPESTEPSGPEDIDDDLLRLIFTACHPVLSARARIALTLRLLGGLTTAEIARAFLVPEPTVAQRIVRAKRTLARAGVRFEVPYGADRAQRLSSVLEVVYLIFNEGYSATAGDDLLRPQLCEDALRLARVLAALVPGEPEVHGLAALLEFQASRTAARTGPDGRPVLLAEQNRARWDGLLIRRGFDAFQRAGTGPYSVQAAIAACHARARRYEDTDWSTIAALYERLLALTPSPVVALNRAVAVSMAQGPAAALELVDALAAEPALRDYHLLPSVRGDLLARLGRAMEARAEFERAAELTRNERERELLRERAAALRED
- a CDS encoding YciI family protein; the protein is MPRFMTLIRIDENARDGWEPDPGFEQRMGALFEEITKAGVMLETAGLTPTAQGTRVTWNDGKVGYTDGPFTETKEVVGGYAILQCKDKAEALEWTRRFLQTHPANWQVEAEVRQIDEMPQPPR
- a CDS encoding molybdopterin-dependent oxidoreductase, with translation MTPARPTVRLHGHLDEPAELTVEQLRTLPAHRVEVSFDCLTEGEQRHGYEGPALLDVLLAARPRIDFSGRKQRLRFLLNVVGADGHRAVVSWAEIDPDFGGRRILLATSMDGAPLDAAGPQLVVPDDHCGARYVSAVTAVWLGPLGGPVQPAG
- a CDS encoding GNAT family N-acetyltransferase, whose amino-acid sequence is MGTILHGTLVTLRPATADDIPALVAIRSTPEVFARWRGGDDLADEVAGDLESPDTETFAIELGGRVVGAVQWYANNDDDYRHAGMDLYLDPSVHGLGLGTDAVRTMARHLVHDHHYHRLVIDPAADNLAAIRCYTKVGFRPVGTMRQYERGPDGSWHDNVLMDLLADELSDG
- a CDS encoding endonuclease/exonuclease/phosphatase family protein; translation: MLSRRTAAALTSAAAAALLLGGTAPTASATTSASPATLSVFAFNVDLGTAIVDSTQNEQAARRTPVIEQIVRQHNADVVVLDEQFNNSSTADINSKLADLYPYRTPVVGGVCSGGGWTGVSGNCSNSWFVINGGTMILSKYPITAQYAHVFSNSTYGTWDYHANKGAALVQVNKNGSTAWVVGTHLQADESDTSTDTTQSTRLGQLAEIRAWVDGIVGSSAPVLIGGDLNVEYFHGQSRGDYTNAQNAVNGVLGTPATDPTQARTTMDCPVSSWCQYMAGVETFPTDYRDDLDYIGYLNAPGRPVPTSMSNVKVDFDPQAGWAPGQLDTNAPSDHYPVEATFQLN